The sequence ACGACGATTTGCTCATCACCCGGCACAGTTCGATCACAGCAGCAGTTCCTGATCCATCGTCGTTGGCGCCCGGTGCGTCAGATTCCCGATTCATGACGTTTGTGACACGGCTGTCCATGTGGCCCTGTACAATAAAGATGCGATCATCGGTCGGGTCAGTTCCTTTAAGAGTGGCCATCACATTGCCCATATTGGCGGGCTTGTCAACACGACGGCCATCGGGTTGTAGTGTCCAGGTATCCAGAGTGGCCGTTAAACGCCCACCCGATTGTTTGGCGTATTGATTGAACTTACCCAGAATCCATTGCCGGGCTGCTCCCAGCCCCTTTTTGGCAGGTTGGTCGGTTGCATTGGCAGGTACACTCAACGTATGACGAGTACCGAAACTAACCAGCCCATTGATATGCGCCCGCAGGCTGTCGGCCGAAACCTGACTGACCAAATCGGCAATCTGAGCGTCACGATTTAGGATAGTTTGAGCTTTTAATAGAGGGGAAACAAGAACGAATACGAGAAGAAGAGGAAGTAAAGACTTTGTCTGCATGAGTTTGATGATTGAATCAACGAAGCTAATAAAAAAGCGCAAACCAGCCTAGTTTGCGCTTTTAAGTGCCTTGATTGCCAATGAATATTTCGACGATTAAGGCTTATACAAATGATTGTTTTCGATAAGATGCCGCTCAAGAACGGGTTCACTACCTGGATTAGCGGCTCATGTAAGCGGCAACACCGAAGGCGAGCACAGATACAACCAGTCCGAACATGAACACCGAGTAGGACCAGCGCAGGAGCTTATATTTCCGACCCAGCACTTTTCCCAGGAAGTAAATGTCGCGGATCATGCTCGAATACAGAAAATCAGCGTCATCCATCATCCGGCGCATGCCCCATTCGTAATCGGCAAGATCCATACGATAGAAATTGCCAAAAAACAGCAGATTAGAGGTTTTGTTTTCAATATCCTCCCGATTGAAAACACCACTCGTAACATTCGGACGGGTAGCCAGCACCGCCAGTACGGTGGCAATGACGCTGGTTATCGTGAAAAGAACGGTTGGAATCGTTAATGCGGGCCATTCTTCAAGTTTCCGGATCAGGATACTCACCACCAGCGAGATGACGATGGTGTTGATCGAGATCATGATATTGGCCTTTGTATCGGCCATGGCACTCAATTGAAAATGGTTCTGCGATGTTAACCGAAACATGGTTTCGACTCCGCGCTCTGGTTTTTTGGCTTTAGCCGAAGAACCGGCCGCCGGAGCATCAAACAATTGATTCAGAATCTCTTCCTGTTTGTCATGTTTGTCCTGCTTCTCCTGTTTAGCATGCTTTTCGTTTTTGTCGTGTTTATCATGCTTGTCCGGTTTGCCGTGCTTATCGTCCTCATCATCGTCACCGTCATCGGCTATTTGCTGACGGAGAAGCTGGAGGTTAGTCGCCTGGCGAGGGCCCAGTACGGTTTTGCCGTAATGCGTAAAATACTGGTGACTTTCAAGAAAACCAGCCGTCTTTTTACGCCATTTCTTCTTGCTGATTTTATTGCCGGTATGTTTTAGTTCCTGCCGTAGCTGCTCGCTGCGTTCAACAAAATCGTCGGTTGACAGATGGCCCAGATCCGCGTCGCAAAGCACCTCGGCCAGCCGATGACCATTGGGCGACTGCGGCATTTTAGTGGCTTCAATGC comes from Spirosoma aureum and encodes:
- a CDS encoding Pycsar system effector family protein, translating into MIAQETTLLHQTRIYAETLLKQLTLDYTYHNLSHTQAVVAFANEIADHEGLSDTDRETVLIAAWLHDTGYKEGCDNHEDNGIDLARPFLKEHGLPSKRIEEVITCIEATKMPQSPNGHRLAEVLCDADLGHLSTDDFVERSEQLRQELKHTGNKISKKKWRKKTAGFLESHQYFTHYGKTVLGPRQATNLQLLRQQIADDGDDDEDDKHGKPDKHDKHDKNEKHAKQEKQDKHDKQEEILNQLFDAPAAGSSAKAKKPERGVETMFRLTSQNHFQLSAMADTKANIMISINTIVISLVVSILIRKLEEWPALTIPTVLFTITSVIATVLAVLATRPNVTSGVFNREDIENKTSNLLFFGNFYRMDLADYEWGMRRMMDDADFLYSSMIRDIYFLGKVLGRKYKLLRWSYSVFMFGLVVSVLAFGVAAYMSR